In the Palaeococcus pacificus DY20341 genome, one interval contains:
- a CDS encoding HD domain-containing protein, with translation MKVIRDAIHGDIILDDFAVRLVDTPEFQRLRRITQLSFSYLAYPSARHTRFEHSIGTYSIAQKIYENNRDTVEGIVVYAALLHDLGHYPFSHVLEIIYGNHEENTRQIIKKGEIGDVIGENYSLNEFLRLLKHPVVSGDIDADRMDYLMRDAYYTGVAHGLIDLDRLIRNLHYDGEKLIVKQKGIIAAESLLVARSTMYPIVYQHHVSRIAASMLVKAVEIEGIPKGEIARMDEIDLVARLRGSEHSEVRELMKAIDDRKLYKRVLYTNTPLENPSELKKALEEEFGHLTLFDYPRYPKFEESQTYVEFSGEIKRLNEVSPLVRSLVELKDKYWKWGVYARRDKVEEVGAFLERLIF, from the coding sequence ATGAAGGTTATTAGGGATGCGATACACGGGGACATAATCTTGGATGACTTCGCCGTGAGGCTGGTGGACACTCCTGAATTCCAGCGTCTTAGGCGAATTACTCAATTGAGCTTTTCCTATTTGGCATATCCCTCTGCGAGGCATACACGCTTTGAACACAGCATTGGAACATATAGTATAGCCCAAAAGATTTACGAGAACAATAGAGATACCGTGGAGGGCATAGTGGTTTATGCTGCTCTGCTTCACGATTTGGGGCACTATCCTTTCTCCCATGTTTTGGAGATTATTTACGGCAACCACGAAGAGAACACGCGCCAAATAATAAAAAAGGGCGAAATAGGGGATGTAATAGGGGAAAATTACTCACTCAACGAGTTCTTACGTCTTTTAAAGCACCCTGTTGTCTCAGGGGATATCGATGCGGATAGGATGGACTACCTAATGAGAGACGCATATTATACCGGCGTTGCACACGGCCTGATTGATTTGGATAGACTCATTAGAAACCTTCACTACGATGGTGAGAAGCTCATCGTCAAGCAAAAGGGTATTATAGCTGCAGAATCACTATTGGTCGCAAGGAGCACCATGTACCCAATCGTTTACCAGCATCATGTAAGCAGAATAGCAGCAAGCATGCTCGTTAAGGCCGTTGAAATAGAAGGGATTCCAAAAGGAGAAATAGCAAGAATGGACGAAATTGATTTAGTGGCGCGCTTAAGAGGGAGCGAGCATAGTGAGGTTAGAGAACTTATGAAGGCAATAGATGACAGAAAGCTCTACAAACGCGTATTGTACACAAACACTCCTCTTGAAAATCCCAGTGAATTAAAGAAGGCACTTGAGGAGGAGTTCGGGCATTTGACATTGTTTGACTACCCAAGATACCCAAAGTTTGAGGAAAGCCAAACCTACGTTGAATTTAGTGGGGAGATAAAACGCTTAAACGAAGTATCCCCCCTTGTGAGAAGTTTGGTAGAGCTCAAGGACAAGTACTGGAAGTGGGGAGTGTATGCAAGACGGGACAAGGTAGAAGAGGTTGGGGCATTTTTAGAAAGGCTAATTTTTTAG
- a CDS encoding RAD55 family ATPase, whose product MRIGGVKLNHLVREVPRINTGIIDELIEGGIPIGSIILIKGNPKSGKSLFINQILYNQLRQGVPIIGILADEPKEEFLQNTREFGWDFLRYGDKVRLVDIFSKRIRKKSVWEEDPIITNPYDILEFMSIIKDITLEFILKQDQPYIAGWVSSINSLFFGMEKSLVYEFFNNLKDLAKRAKQVWFVEMNSNTEVPDVEAAINAIADGIIELKLTEEDKTLERYLRVYGMRRTIHSSTWVPFEITKRGIVLKN is encoded by the coding sequence ATGAGAATCGGAGGGGTAAAATTGAACCACTTAGTAAGGGAGGTACCTAGAATCAATACAGGTATAATCGATGAGTTAATTGAAGGCGGTATCCCTATTGGAAGCATAATTCTCATAAAAGGAAATCCAAAATCTGGAAAAAGTCTGTTTATAAATCAAATTTTATACAATCAACTCCGCCAAGGGGTTCCTATAATTGGAATTCTTGCTGACGAGCCTAAGGAAGAGTTTCTCCAAAATACTCGTGAATTTGGATGGGACTTCTTGCGTTATGGGGATAAAGTACGTTTAGTAGATATTTTTTCTAAAAGGATAAGGAAAAAAAGTGTGTGGGAAGAAGACCCTATAATCACAAATCCTTACGATATCCTCGAGTTTATGAGCATAATTAAAGATATAACCCTCGAGTTTATACTCAAACAGGACCAGCCATATATAGCCGGTTGGGTTTCTTCAATAAACTCTCTATTCTTTGGAATGGAGAAAAGCCTCGTTTATGAATTCTTTAACAATTTGAAAGACTTAGCAAAGAGGGCTAAACAAGTATGGTTCGTTGAGATGAACTCAAATACTGAAGTTCCTGATGTTGAGGCTGCGATAAATGCGATTGCTGATGGCATTATAGAACTAAAGCTAACAGAAGAGGACAAAACGTTGGAAAGATACCTCAGAGTTTACGGTATGAGGAGAACCATTCACTCCTCAACGTGGGTGCCTTTTGAGATAACAAAAAGAGGAATAGTGCTAAAAAATTAG
- a CDS encoding TldD/PmbA family protein, whose translation MHELVEFAVEKAQELGAKYAEARFEEKDGTEIVMKNGNPEGLAVLADRGIAIRVLVNGGMGFASTNVLTKESVLEAVKKAVKLAKAASKVRNKPIEFSEEMFHEVSYEVRMKKDFRDISAEEKMDYLKQIEEVIAGSGITVPMRFLAYRDFMWHKYFVNNEGAKVESFIPRVSITYNLVVLEEGQMEQAPFVQRAFSGGLELIERDKPWERALNDVKVLQRLIKEGQKPPEGKVDVVISPEVAGIAVHESVGHPYELDRIMGREAAQAGESFVKPEMLGERIGSEVVTVIEDPTIPNSWGFYLYDDEGVKARPRYLIREGIINEFLMNREYAYYLGTHSNASARAINYDREPIVRMANTYLAPGDYSFEELIEDIKLGVYMVSFNEWNIDDRRYQQRYIGREAYLIENGEIKYPVRKPILEITTKGLWSSVDAVGKEIEFHPGTCGKGEPGQGVPVWMGGAHARLREVVLRR comes from the coding sequence ATGCATGAACTTGTAGAATTTGCCGTGGAAAAGGCCCAAGAACTTGGGGCCAAATATGCGGAGGCAAGATTTGAAGAGAAAGATGGCACTGAGATCGTCATGAAGAACGGCAACCCGGAAGGACTCGCGGTTTTGGCTGATAGAGGTATAGCTATTAGGGTTTTAGTTAATGGTGGAATGGGTTTTGCTTCTACAAATGTCCTAACTAAAGAGAGCGTTCTTGAAGCGGTTAAAAAAGCAGTAAAGCTTGCAAAAGCGGCCTCAAAAGTGAGGAACAAACCAATTGAATTCAGTGAGGAGATGTTTCACGAAGTTTCTTATGAAGTTAGGATGAAAAAGGACTTTAGAGACATAAGCGCTGAGGAGAAAATGGATTATCTAAAACAAATCGAGGAAGTAATCGCAGGGAGCGGAATAACCGTTCCAATGCGCTTTTTAGCATATAGAGACTTTATGTGGCACAAGTATTTCGTGAATAATGAGGGAGCAAAGGTTGAGAGCTTCATACCGAGGGTGTCCATAACCTACAATCTAGTTGTCCTTGAGGAAGGACAAATGGAGCAGGCGCCTTTTGTGCAGAGGGCTTTTTCAGGGGGATTGGAACTTATTGAAAGAGATAAACCTTGGGAGAGGGCTTTGAACGATGTGAAAGTGCTTCAACGGCTTATTAAAGAGGGCCAAAAGCCTCCTGAAGGTAAAGTTGATGTTGTAATCTCTCCAGAGGTTGCTGGAATAGCTGTCCATGAAAGCGTTGGGCATCCATATGAGCTCGACAGGATAATGGGAAGAGAAGCGGCCCAAGCAGGAGAAAGCTTTGTAAAGCCCGAGATGCTCGGAGAGAGGATTGGTAGTGAGGTGGTAACGGTTATAGAAGACCCAACAATTCCAAACAGCTGGGGATTCTACTTATACGACGATGAGGGCGTTAAAGCAAGACCGCGCTATTTGATAAGGGAGGGCATAATTAACGAGTTTTTAATGAACAGAGAGTACGCCTATTATCTAGGAACCCACTCAAACGCCTCTGCGAGAGCAATAAACTATGACAGGGAGCCTATAGTTAGAATGGCGAACACTTACTTGGCTCCAGGTGATTATTCCTTCGAAGAGCTGATTGAAGATATAAAGCTCGGTGTTTATATGGTGAGCTTCAACGAGTGGAACATTGACGATAGGAGATACCAGCAGCGTTATATCGGAAGGGAAGCTTATCTCATTGAAAACGGTGAGATAAAGTATCCCGTAAGAAAGCCCATCCTTGAGATAACCACAAAGGGGCTTTGGAGTAGCGTTGATGCTGTAGGCAAAGAAATTGAGTTCCACCCGGGTACATGTGGAAAAGGCGAACCTGGCCAAGGAGTGCCCGTGTGGATGGGGGGAGCGCACGCGAGGTTAAGAGAGGTCGTTTTAAGGAGGTGA
- a CDS encoding TldD/PmbA family protein — MFDINEFILKKAKELGFGDVVVLGYENNRRQVRFANNEITVAKNWHYQKAELFVEYEKRLAVTTITTFDKETIEKTLKTLLASVKTMAPKEDYFGIADGPFKYNDIPETLDKRIVELDEPNEYVERAINAAIEEGAKRVAGVLYTDHNKIHLTTSNGVEAFDEGTGIEISVRAFIGDEESGHGTSSSRVLDKFDPESAGRKAGEIAKLAQNPTQGEAGTFDVIFDPLAFANLMSYMSFMTSAFAVEAGFSFLVGKLDQKVANENVTIKDVGNMPNAYRSRKFDDEGVPTRETTIIENGTLKTYLLNTSFARKYKTETTANAGLIVPRAWNVYLEPGDYTKEELFGEVKKGIYITNVWYTRFQNYVTGDFSTIPRDGAFLVENGEIVKPVKNIRVSDNFQKILENIAALGRDLYHIHWWEVTTPVFTPYVLVKDVGITKATK; from the coding sequence ATGTTTGATATTAACGAATTCATCTTGAAGAAAGCTAAAGAACTTGGCTTTGGGGATGTGGTTGTTTTAGGCTATGAAAACAATAGAAGGCAAGTGCGCTTTGCAAACAATGAAATAACTGTGGCTAAAAATTGGCACTATCAAAAGGCTGAGCTCTTTGTAGAGTATGAAAAAAGGCTTGCCGTAACCACAATAACGACTTTCGACAAAGAGACGATAGAAAAGACCCTCAAAACTCTCTTGGCGAGTGTTAAGACGATGGCCCCTAAAGAGGACTATTTTGGAATAGCAGATGGTCCATTTAAGTATAACGACATCCCAGAAACCCTTGACAAGAGAATAGTTGAGCTTGATGAACCGAATGAGTATGTGGAAAGGGCCATAAATGCTGCCATTGAAGAAGGGGCTAAAAGAGTTGCTGGAGTCCTCTATACAGACCACAACAAAATCCACCTCACTACGAGCAACGGCGTTGAGGCTTTCGACGAGGGAACGGGTATTGAGATTAGCGTTAGAGCGTTTATAGGTGACGAGGAGAGCGGACATGGAACGAGCTCTTCGAGGGTGTTAGACAAGTTTGACCCAGAGAGTGCAGGAAGAAAAGCTGGAGAGATAGCGAAGTTAGCACAAAACCCAACTCAAGGCGAGGCTGGAACTTTCGATGTGATCTTCGACCCCTTAGCCTTCGCAAACTTAATGAGCTACATGAGCTTCATGACATCGGCTTTTGCTGTTGAGGCTGGCTTCAGCTTCCTCGTGGGCAAGCTCGATCAAAAAGTTGCAAATGAGAACGTAACGATTAAGGATGTTGGAAACATGCCAAATGCCTACCGTTCAAGGAAGTTCGATGATGAGGGTGTGCCCACAAGGGAGACGACGATAATTGAGAACGGAACCCTAAAGACGTATCTCCTCAATACGAGCTTTGCAAGAAAGTACAAAACAGAGACAACGGCAAATGCAGGTTTAATAGTGCCCCGCGCTTGGAACGTCTATCTTGAGCCGGGGGACTATACGAAAGAAGAGCTCTTCGGTGAGGTCAAGAAGGGTATTTACATTACGAACGTGTGGTATACGCGCTTCCAAAACTATGTTACTGGTGATTTCTCAACAATTCCAAGAGATGGGGCCTTTCTCGTAGAAAATGGTGAAATTGTAAAGCCTGTAAAGAATATTAGGGTAAGCGACAACTTCCAAAAAATCTTGGAGAACATAGCCGCTTTGGGCAGAGACCTCTACCACATCCATTGGTGGGAGGTTACTACTCCGGTCTTTACGCCTTACGTGCTTGTGAAAGACGTTGGAATAACGAAAGCGACTAAGTAG
- a CDS encoding DUF4097 family beta strand repeat-containing protein has protein sequence MIEVYEREYEVGKVKLELENVNGTIKIKGYDGKTLKLRIEKSWGLLGSEPKVKIRKKGEFFKIFTEHRKGLNIDLGGSKVNFEILVPKEVEVNRVASVNGSIIITGVSGCMEAKTVNGPISLDVECAKDIKTVNGKINVKAERLIGNIKTINGMIEVYLRAIGDDVKISTVNGPINLHLHPTFNGRIEISTTNGGIKSDFEEIKVVKTNKRFGPKTASGALGEGRNTLTVSTTNGPIKILKW, from the coding sequence ATGATTGAGGTGTATGAAAGAGAGTATGAAGTGGGAAAAGTTAAGCTCGAGCTTGAAAATGTGAATGGGACAATAAAAATCAAAGGGTATGATGGAAAGACGCTCAAGCTTAGAATAGAGAAGAGCTGGGGCCTTCTGGGCAGCGAACCAAAAGTTAAGATTAGAAAGAAAGGAGAGTTTTTTAAAATATTTACAGAGCACAGAAAAGGACTTAACATAGATCTGGGGGGTTCAAAGGTCAATTTTGAAATTCTGGTGCCCAAAGAGGTCGAGGTAAACCGCGTGGCGAGTGTAAACGGCAGCATAATTATAACGGGCGTTTCAGGGTGCATGGAGGCAAAAACCGTCAACGGCCCTATATCCCTAGACGTCGAGTGTGCAAAGGACATCAAAACTGTTAACGGGAAGATTAACGTGAAGGCTGAAAGGCTAATAGGAAACATCAAAACCATCAACGGCATGATTGAGGTCTATCTCAGAGCAATAGGGGATGACGTTAAAATCAGCACAGTGAACGGGCCCATAAACCTCCACCTGCACCCTACGTTTAACGGCAGGATAGAGATAAGCACCACAAACGGGGGGATAAAAAGCGATTTTGAGGAGATCAAAGTTGTAAAGACAAACAAGCGCTTCGGACCTAAAACAGCATCAGGTGCCCTTGGGGAGGGGAGGAATACCCTAACGGTCAGCACAACGAACGGCCCAATCAAAATTCTGAAGTGGTAG
- a CDS encoding C69 family dipeptidase: MCDVLIATPSATKNREMIFAKNSDREPNEAQILEFIPRKKHEAEKVKLTYVEFPQVRETYAVLLSRPWWMWGAEMGANEFGLTIGNTAVFTKIKVPKTGILGMDMIRLALERTKTSREALEFVISLIENYGQGGNGSYGHKLLYHNSFIIADPKEAWVLETAGKHWVAKKVEGVYSISNALTIEDDWDLASESVERLAKERKGFSFAKYFSDKFYTHFAHGRERRAFTYKKLKEKEGEITLEYMMQILRSHQREPFEPANGSMRDICMHYGGLTRPSQTASSQISELGRINVHWFTGTSLPCLSLFKPVYIEAGLPKLGDEPTNEFNPKSYWWRFEAFHRKFQTSYKEHIEEFSRDIAEIQKELIENEKEIRGKASKEELLALTLSAFEEEAKLLEMWESKVGIKKLPLLYGRVWKKVNAKAKLKF; this comes from the coding sequence ATGTGCGATGTTTTGATTGCCACCCCTAGCGCAACAAAAAATAGAGAAATGATTTTTGCTAAAAACAGCGATAGAGAGCCAAACGAGGCCCAAATCTTAGAGTTCATCCCGAGAAAAAAGCATGAAGCAGAAAAAGTCAAGCTTACCTACGTCGAGTTTCCGCAAGTAAGGGAGACTTATGCCGTCCTTCTCTCGAGACCTTGGTGGATGTGGGGGGCGGAGATGGGCGCAAACGAGTTCGGTTTAACCATTGGAAATACCGCCGTCTTCACCAAAATAAAAGTTCCCAAGACGGGAATTTTAGGAATGGATATGATACGCTTGGCTTTAGAGAGGACAAAAACTTCGAGGGAAGCCCTTGAGTTCGTAATCTCACTCATTGAAAATTATGGTCAAGGAGGAAACGGGAGCTACGGGCATAAACTCCTTTATCACAACTCTTTTATAATAGCCGACCCCAAAGAGGCGTGGGTTCTTGAGACCGCTGGAAAGCACTGGGTGGCCAAAAAAGTTGAGGGCGTTTACTCTATTTCAAATGCCCTAACGATTGAAGACGACTGGGATTTAGCATCTGAAAGTGTTGAACGGCTCGCTAAGGAGAGAAAGGGCTTTAGCTTTGCCAAATATTTTTCCGATAAATTCTATACCCACTTTGCTCACGGCAGGGAGAGAAGGGCTTTTACGTATAAAAAGCTCAAAGAAAAAGAGGGAGAGATCACGCTTGAATACATGATGCAAATTCTCCGCTCACATCAAAGAGAGCCTTTTGAACCGGCAAACGGCTCAATGAGAGACATTTGCATGCATTACGGTGGCTTAACAAGACCGTCTCAAACAGCTTCGTCTCAAATATCCGAGCTTGGAAGGATAAACGTTCACTGGTTTACGGGGACATCACTTCCGTGCCTGAGCTTATTTAAGCCGGTCTATATTGAGGCCGGCCTTCCCAAATTGGGTGATGAGCCAACGAACGAATTCAATCCAAAGAGCTACTGGTGGAGATTTGAGGCATTCCACAGGAAGTTCCAGACAAGCTATAAAGAGCACATTGAAGAGTTTTCAAGAGACATAGCTGAGATACAGAAAGAGCTCATTGAGAATGAGAAGGAGATTAGAGGAAAGGCTTCAAAGGAGGAGCTCTTAGCATTAACGCTATCGGCATTTGAGGAAGAAGCCAAGCTCCTGGAAATGTGGGAAAGCAAGGTGGGAATTAAAAAGCTCCCTCTGCTTTATGGACGAGTTTGGAAAAAAGTGAACGCAAAGGCCAAGCTCAAATTTTAG
- a CDS encoding FecCD family ABC transporter permease → MRRIFTLIIVSVAVMVIGISIGSVNLPFSQVIASFAFKNIKLVLENPKALGTTETIILQIRLPRVLLAYLVGLSLASAGTASQALFKNPLADPYILGISGGASVGAAIAAVYFPRYIGPFALASALVSVYIVYRISKIDGHIPIDTLLLAGIAFGFFSSAITSYLLYVGRERIHNVIFWLMGTFNGAEWGDVKLVLISSAVGFAFLMTHWRELNLLLFGEESVALGLDIGFYRKAVIFVISLLTAFAVATSGIIGFVGLVSPHAMRIIFGPSHKKLLPASALFGGILMVFADLLARILLKPAEIPVGIVTALFGAPFFLYLLVKRKRGELYA, encoded by the coding sequence ATGAGGCGCATCTTCACTTTGATCATTGTATCTGTGGCTGTGATGGTTATTGGAATTTCAATAGGCTCTGTTAATCTTCCCTTTTCTCAGGTTATTGCTTCTTTTGCCTTTAAAAACATCAAACTCGTTCTGGAAAACCCTAAAGCGTTGGGAACCACAGAGACCATAATCCTTCAAATAAGGCTCCCACGCGTTCTTCTTGCATACTTAGTTGGATTAAGCCTTGCCTCCGCAGGTACAGCTTCTCAAGCACTCTTTAAAAACCCCCTAGCGGATCCGTATATATTGGGCATAAGTGGCGGTGCATCTGTAGGCGCGGCAATAGCGGCAGTTTACTTCCCACGCTATATAGGACCATTTGCCTTAGCTTCTGCCCTTGTGTCGGTGTATATCGTTTATAGAATCTCAAAAATTGACGGCCACATACCAATAGACACCCTTCTATTGGCTGGAATAGCTTTTGGCTTTTTTTCAAGTGCAATAACGTCATATCTACTTTATGTTGGGCGTGAAAGGATACATAACGTCATATTTTGGCTTATGGGGACTTTCAACGGTGCGGAGTGGGGAGATGTGAAACTGGTTTTGATTTCATCTGCGGTAGGGTTTGCCTTCTTAATGACCCACTGGAGAGAGCTCAATCTCCTTTTATTTGGAGAGGAAAGCGTAGCCCTCGGATTGGACATAGGCTTTTATAGAAAAGCTGTCATTTTTGTAATTTCACTATTAACTGCATTTGCTGTTGCAACGAGCGGCATAATCGGCTTCGTAGGATTGGTAAGCCCCCACGCAATGCGCATAATTTTTGGGCCGAGTCATAAAAAGCTTCTCCCGGCATCAGCTCTCTTTGGAGGAATTTTAATGGTCTTTGCAGACTTACTCGCTCGCATTTTGTTAAAGCCTGCCGAAATCCCCGTTGGGATCGTTACTGCTCTCTTTGGGGCTCCTTTCTTCTTGTATCTTCTAGTTAAACGGAAGAGGGGTGAGCTCTATGCATGA
- a CDS encoding ABC transporter ATP-binding protein, translated as MHERTLKVRLSFSYGEREILKNVEFSAKKGELLAIIGPNGAGKSTLLKCLVGILKPQGEVKFNGFDLLQLKPKERARFVTYVPQSSVPEFAFTIEEFVEMGAYATRGDTESALKRVGLWERRREFVTNLSGGEYQLVLIARALAQESEIILLDEPTSHLDINHALQIMEILNALKDEKIVIVVMHDLNLALKYADRLLLLNKGTIEWEGTPSSLRGDILENVYGIKAKIVEIDGASLLITSL; from the coding sequence ATGCATGAGCGAACTTTAAAGGTTCGCCTCTCCTTCTCATACGGCGAGAGGGAGATTTTAAAAAACGTTGAGTTTTCGGCAAAAAAAGGGGAGCTTTTAGCTATCATAGGGCCCAACGGCGCTGGAAAATCCACTCTCTTAAAGTGCCTTGTGGGAATTTTAAAGCCTCAAGGAGAGGTTAAGTTCAATGGTTTCGACCTTCTTCAGCTAAAGCCAAAAGAAAGAGCCCGATTTGTGACTTATGTGCCCCAAAGCTCCGTTCCAGAGTTTGCGTTTACCATAGAAGAATTTGTCGAGATGGGTGCGTATGCGACTAGGGGTGACACCGAGAGTGCCCTAAAGAGGGTTGGTCTTTGGGAGAGGAGGAGAGAGTTCGTGACGAACTTAAGCGGTGGTGAATACCAGCTCGTTCTGATAGCAAGGGCTTTGGCACAGGAAAGCGAGATAATCCTTTTGGATGAGCCAACATCTCATTTGGATATAAACCATGCACTCCAGATAATGGAGATTTTAAATGCACTCAAAGATGAAAAGATTGTAATAGTGGTGATGCACGACCTCAACTTGGCCCTAAAGTATGCTGATAGGTTACTCCTTCTCAATAAAGGCACGATAGAGTGGGAAGGAACACCAAGCAGCCTTAGAGGAGATATTTTGGAAAATGTTTATGGTATTAAAGCGAAGATTGTGGAAATTGATGGAGCTTCCTTACTCATCACAAGCCTCTAA
- a CDS encoding sugar phosphate nucleotidyltransferase produces MKAVILAGGFGTRLRPISSTRPKPMVPVLGKPNLQYLLESLEKVKEIDEIILSVHYMKGEIREFIEDNMADYPKDIRFVNDPMPLETGGALKNVEEFVSEDFLVIYGDVFTNFDFGELIEAHKKNGGLVTVAVTKVYDPEKYGVVELNEEGKVVEFEEKPRRPKTNTIDAGIYVVNKEVLKDVPKNKEIYFEREILPKYVSQGLVYGYKMARDTYWVDLGTPEDLFYAHQIILDEITKENGYYTIKEGAEVAEDVEIQGPAYIDRGAKVGKGVKIKAYTYIGPNTIIKEKAYLKRAILIGSDIIKEKSEIKDSILGEGVVIGQNVIVKENAVIGDYAKIYDNLVIYSAKVLPWKKVEEYEAWLKLKLDPTKVRPELTPDRCPLGLPECIYKKFKAMAGEKPPCDECIENQWLF; encoded by the coding sequence ATGAAAGCAGTTATTCTTGCTGGAGGATTCGGAACGAGGTTAAGGCCAATTTCATCCACAAGACCAAAGCCGATGGTACCTGTTCTCGGAAAGCCAAACCTCCAATATCTCTTGGAGAGCTTAGAAAAAGTTAAAGAAATTGACGAAATAATTCTCTCAGTTCATTACATGAAGGGAGAAATCAGAGAGTTCATAGAGGATAATATGGCGGATTACCCAAAAGACATCCGCTTTGTAAACGACCCAATGCCTCTCGAAACAGGAGGAGCACTCAAAAATGTTGAAGAATTCGTTAGCGAGGACTTTTTGGTCATCTACGGAGATGTGTTTACAAACTTTGACTTTGGGGAGCTCATAGAAGCCCACAAAAAGAACGGTGGCTTAGTCACTGTTGCCGTTACAAAAGTATATGACCCAGAGAAGTACGGTGTGGTTGAGCTAAACGAGGAAGGAAAAGTTGTGGAGTTCGAAGAGAAGCCTAGAAGACCCAAGACAAACACAATCGACGCTGGAATATACGTTGTGAACAAGGAAGTCTTAAAGGATGTTCCAAAGAACAAAGAAATCTACTTTGAGAGGGAGATACTTCCAAAATATGTGAGCCAGGGACTAGTTTACGGCTATAAGATGGCGAGGGATACATATTGGGTTGACCTCGGAACTCCCGAAGACCTGTTCTACGCCCACCAGATAATCCTTGATGAGATAACCAAGGAGAACGGTTACTACACCATAAAAGAGGGTGCAGAAGTCGCAGAGGATGTCGAAATACAGGGGCCTGCGTACATAGATAGGGGGGCAAAGGTCGGGAAAGGCGTTAAGATAAAAGCCTATACATACATTGGACCGAACACCATAATTAAAGAAAAGGCCTACTTAAAGAGGGCAATACTTATCGGAAGCGACATAATCAAAGAGAAGAGCGAAATTAAAGACTCAATACTCGGTGAAGGCGTTGTTATTGGGCAGAACGTCATAGTTAAAGAGAACGCTGTAATAGGAGACTACGCAAAGATTTACGACAACTTGGTAATCTACAGTGCTAAGGTGCTTCCATGGAAGAAGGTAGAGGAGTATGAGGCTTGGCTCAAGCTCAAGCTCGACCCAACCAAGGTTAGGCCCGAGCTCACGCCAGACAGATGCCCACTTGGACTTCCAGAGTGCATTTACAAGAAGTTCAAGGCCATGGCCGGGGAAAAGCCCCCATGCGATGAGTGTATTGAGAACCAATGGCTCTTCTGA
- a CDS encoding helix-turn-helix domain-containing protein yields MGKLDEVLELIKRGATNPREIGEKLGIDEKEVEGIIKILESLGYIEKVELGSSSCGSCPLKEICPGSCIQFKGTLYQVSKKDSKDNVQK; encoded by the coding sequence ATGGGAAAGCTCGACGAAGTTTTGGAGCTGATAAAAAGAGGGGCAACAAATCCAAGAGAGATTGGGGAAAAGCTCGGTATAGACGAAAAAGAGGTAGAGGGGATAATAAAAATTCTTGAGAGCTTGGGATACATAGAAAAAGTGGAACTCGGAAGCTCCTCATGCGGGAGTTGTCCTCTAAAGGAAATCTGTCCGGGGAGCTGTATTCAGTTTAAAGGGACGCTCTATCAAGTGAGTAAAAAGGATTCCAAAGATAATGTTCAAAAATGA